Proteins from one Mucilaginibacter jinjuensis genomic window:
- a CDS encoding glycosyltransferase family 2 protein codes for MPEDINELSAMDQGAGYTGASTNYKSMPIPDLLVKDGFMSVADLIKIKAFSERSGLSMIKIILNFGYVSRKNYERSLTNAGHVFHQIREEEYDMEILEQIELKFADEHVALPIRKENGKIIVLMADPSDQPFIDFIKSTYDCEPEIILAADLDITWLSHKLIGTPYVKSAVFELLNHDPKSSALITFTNPQLIAMFSLIAVTCIFLVLSFTLTSIIINVFISVIFLVAITFKLFLALVGSRFELHQAVTKEEVKQVENDDLPIYTILLPVYREDKLIKKLVWNLQSLDYPREQLDIKLLIEEDDDKTLNAVRNLDFPAVFEVIVVPYHMPKTKPKACNYGLHFARGEYLTIYDAEDIPDTDQLKKVVKLFNKLPTHFICVQCALNYFNRNENFLTRMFTLEYSYWFDYMLPGLDTLDIPIPLGGTSNHFKLDALIDLGAWDPFNVTEDADLGVRAYAKGYKIAIVNSTTYEEANNEPFNWIRQRSRWIKGYMQTWLVHMRNPVALWRKIGWKGFLGFNFFIGATPITFLLYPFLLSVFIAYLVFDLRTIRLLFPDWVLFISIFNLLIGNILMIYVNMMAVFKRRYYELILFAIANPVYWLMHSIAAYKGLYQLIVKPFYWEKTNHGLSKVNNAVNVVK; via the coding sequence ATGCCGGAAGATATTAACGAGTTAAGTGCTATGGATCAGGGCGCTGGGTATACCGGCGCTTCCACAAACTATAAAAGCATGCCCATACCAGATCTGCTGGTTAAGGATGGCTTTATGTCTGTGGCCGATCTGATCAAAATTAAAGCATTCTCAGAACGCTCCGGCCTGTCTATGATCAAGATCATCCTGAACTTTGGTTACGTTTCGCGCAAAAATTACGAGCGTTCGTTAACCAATGCCGGCCATGTTTTTCACCAGATAAGGGAAGAAGAATATGATATGGAGATACTGGAGCAAATTGAACTGAAATTTGCCGACGAGCACGTGGCCCTCCCTATCCGTAAAGAAAACGGTAAAATAATTGTACTAATGGCCGATCCTAGCGATCAGCCATTTATTGATTTCATTAAATCAACCTACGATTGTGAGCCGGAAATTATATTGGCTGCCGATCTGGATATTACCTGGTTAAGCCATAAGCTTATAGGTACGCCTTACGTAAAATCGGCTGTGTTTGAACTGCTTAATCACGATCCTAAAAGCTCGGCCCTAATTACGTTTACCAACCCGCAGCTTATCGCCATGTTTTCGTTAATTGCGGTAACTTGTATTTTCCTGGTACTCAGTTTCACGTTAACATCCATTATCATTAATGTATTCATCAGTGTTATATTCCTGGTGGCTATTACATTTAAATTATTCCTGGCGCTGGTTGGTTCGCGGTTTGAGTTGCACCAGGCAGTAACCAAAGAAGAAGTAAAACAGGTAGAGAATGATGATCTGCCCATTTACACTATCTTGTTACCGGTATACCGCGAAGATAAACTGATTAAAAAGCTGGTATGGAACCTGCAAAGTTTGGATTATCCGCGCGAACAGCTGGATATTAAACTGCTGATAGAAGAAGATGACGATAAAACCCTGAATGCGGTTCGTAACCTCGATTTCCCTGCAGTTTTTGAGGTAATTGTTGTGCCTTACCACATGCCTAAAACCAAGCCTAAAGCTTGTAACTATGGCCTGCACTTTGCCCGTGGCGAGTATTTAACTATTTACGATGCGGAAGATATCCCGGATACCGATCAGCTTAAAAAAGTAGTTAAACTGTTTAATAAGCTCCCTACGCACTTTATTTGCGTGCAATGCGCGTTGAACTACTTTAACCGTAATGAGAATTTCCTTACCCGTATGTTTACCCTGGAGTACTCTTACTGGTTTGACTATATGCTGCCCGGCCTCGATACACTGGATATTCCTATCCCGTTAGGTGGTACCAGCAATCACTTTAAACTGGATGCCCTGATTGATTTAGGTGCCTGGGATCCATTCAACGTTACCGAAGATGCCGACTTAGGTGTGCGTGCTTATGCAAAAGGTTATAAAATAGCCATCGTAAATTCAACCACTTATGAGGAAGCCAATAACGAGCCTTTTAACTGGATCCGCCAACGCTCGCGCTGGATTAAAGGCTACATGCAAACCTGGCTGGTACACATGCGCAACCCGGTAGCCCTATGGCGTAAAATTGGCTGGAAAGGCTTTTTAGGTTTTAATTTCTTTATCGGTGCAACACCAATAACGTTTTTATTGTACCCTTTCCTGCTCAGCGTTTTCATTGCTTACCTGGTATTCGATTTACGTACTATACGTTTATTGTTCCCAGACTGGGTATTATTTATTTCGATCTTTAACCTGCTTATCGGTAACATCCTCATGATCTATGTAAACATGATGGCCGTATTTAAAAGGCGCTATTACGAACTTATTTTGTTTGCCATCGCTAACCCTGTTTACTGGTTAATGCACTCTATAGCAGCTTACAAAGGCTTATATCAATTAATTGTTAAACCATTTTACTGGGAAAAAACCAACCATGGTTTAAGTAAGGTTAATAATGCCGTTAACGTAGTTAAATGA
- a CDS encoding cellulose biosynthesis cyclic di-GMP-binding regulatory protein BcsB yields MNKFLSLLFFIVLFGNAASAQQSIITFKSLGRDDDAITGMSGSSAYYVKIDPFMEMNGSKLVLFFEPSQALIKDKSYINVLINDKPVYSARLSKDSIQKVTLGLSRADLSPDRRYVKIQIRTLLTITDDICHDLDNPAMWLKVKGNSYLALNKSNTNFFNNVNISNSFESKTAIVYPANPTLHDLKAVAWAYARLKKSDIKNVQVVEAGHLPDTIHNYIMVGSIGQIAADKRNLIKINPGSGQGLFYLHKAVISVTDTVTNLVTVNGQIMPARSVETHQVPEEILFVTGGDEPGYEKTITALGNMNILNSTFGDYLLINNATNNFFKTIDENRSKLTLRQLGGLTNFASGVGSLKTVYNFKNSDFSFTPKEVEIRFVANYSALALNDRGYFNVYLNGMLISSEKLDASGKLNTSVTINRYQHHKYNTLIAEFRFHPTSGNCTSSFTNFFAEIDVDKSYLESKNPFISNDLSFYQYPEAFNAGTTRIVVSRDYAKYAAGAMGEIIYELNNNINANNFPEFIYSDDLKNNKGDLKKYNIVALLSRNDPLIEEFPDAPIKFDHDFRLYNNNNNEVVYTVSDSVSNGLAQIFYGRSNNACLVLTATGKNLSNAFLAASRSITEQLSTLSSNVCIADVNNNKYLFNISKSSENLEYVDTKSALSRFWENYNLFILLGILILILVSFLYVRFKVQKSQEIINE; encoded by the coding sequence ATGAATAAATTTTTATCACTCCTGTTTTTTATTGTCCTTTTTGGCAATGCAGCCTCGGCCCAGCAAAGCATTATAACGTTCAAATCACTTGGACGCGATGATGATGCTATTACCGGCATGAGCGGCTCGAGCGCTTACTATGTAAAAATTGATCCGTTTATGGAAATGAACGGCAGCAAGCTGGTTCTGTTTTTTGAGCCATCACAAGCACTTATCAAAGATAAATCGTACATCAACGTATTAATTAATGATAAGCCTGTTTACAGTGCCCGTTTAAGTAAAGACTCTATCCAGAAAGTAACACTGGGCTTAAGCCGTGCCGATTTATCGCCCGACCGTCGCTACGTTAAAATACAGATCCGCACGCTGTTAACCATTACAGACGATATTTGCCACGATTTGGATAACCCTGCCATGTGGTTAAAGGTAAAAGGTAACTCTTACCTGGCGCTTAATAAAAGTAATACCAACTTCTTCAATAACGTTAATATCTCCAATTCATTCGAGTCAAAAACTGCTATTGTTTATCCAGCCAACCCAACCCTGCACGATTTAAAGGCTGTGGCTTGGGCTTACGCACGTTTAAAGAAATCAGACATTAAAAACGTTCAGGTAGTTGAAGCCGGTCACCTGCCAGATACCATCCACAATTACATTATGGTGGGTTCGATAGGCCAGATAGCTGCCGACAAACGCAACCTCATTAAAATTAATCCGGGCAGCGGCCAGGGTTTGTTTTATCTGCATAAAGCGGTTATCAGCGTAACTGATACTGTTACTAACCTGGTTACCGTTAACGGACAAATTATGCCTGCTCGTTCTGTAGAAACGCACCAGGTACCAGAAGAAATTTTATTTGTTACCGGTGGCGACGAACCGGGTTATGAGAAAACAATTACCGCATTGGGTAATATGAACATCCTTAACTCAACCTTTGGCGATTACCTGTTAATTAACAACGCTACCAACAACTTCTTTAAAACTATTGATGAAAACCGTTCTAAATTAACACTACGTCAGCTGGGTGGTTTAACCAACTTTGCATCGGGTGTGGGTTCATTAAAAACAGTTTATAACTTTAAAAACAGTGATTTCAGCTTTACACCAAAAGAAGTTGAGATCCGTTTTGTGGCTAACTATAGTGCGCTGGCATTAAACGACCGTGGTTACTTTAACGTTTACCTTAACGGTATGCTCATCAGCAGTGAAAAACTGGATGCATCGGGCAAGTTAAATACATCGGTAACCATTAACCGTTACCAGCACCATAAATACAATACGCTGATTGCGGAGTTCAGGTTCCACCCAACCAGTGGTAACTGTACCAGCAGCTTCACCAATTTCTTTGCCGAGATTGACGTTGATAAATCGTACCTGGAGTCAAAAAATCCATTTATCTCTAACGACTTAAGTTTCTACCAATATCCTGAAGCATTTAACGCAGGTACCACCCGTATCGTGGTAAGCCGCGACTATGCTAAATATGCAGCAGGTGCAATGGGCGAGATTATCTATGAGTTGAACAACAACATCAACGCTAATAACTTCCCTGAGTTTATTTATTCTGATGACCTGAAAAACAACAAAGGCGATCTGAAGAAATATAACATAGTAGCACTCCTGTCGCGAAACGACCCCTTGATCGAAGAATTTCCGGATGCGCCGATCAAGTTCGACCATGATTTCAGGCTTTACAACAACAATAACAACGAGGTCGTCTACACCGTATCCGATTCCGTATCCAACGGTTTGGCACAGATATTTTATGGGCGAAGCAACAACGCCTGTTTAGTACTTACCGCAACCGGTAAAAACCTGAGCAATGCCTTCCTGGCAGCCTCACGTTCTATCACCGAGCAGTTGTCGACCCTATCGAGCAACGTTTGTATTGCCGATGTTAACAATAACAAATACCTGTTTAACATCAGCAAATCGAGCGAAAACTTAGAGTATGTAGATACCAAGAGTGCACTGTCACGTTTCTGGGAAAATTACAACCTGTTTATCCTGTTGGGTATCCTGATCCTGATCCTGGTTTCATTCCTTTATGTAAGGTTTAAGGTTCAGAAATCGCAAGAGATCATCAACGAATAA